A genomic region of Melanotaenia boesemani isolate fMelBoe1 chromosome 21, fMelBoe1.pri, whole genome shotgun sequence contains the following coding sequences:
- the LOC121631976 gene encoding tripartite motif-containing protein 16-like, translating into MAQKGVELDKETISCSICLDRLKDPVTIPCGHNYCRNCITTHWNKEDQKGIHSCPQCRKTFIPRPVLEKNTMLDSLVEQLERIGLQAAPADHCYAEPEDVACDVCAARKLKATKSCLVCLVSYCEKHLQPHYDVAQFKKHKLVEPSKNLQQLICSRHDEVMKIFCRTDQQSICYRCFIDEHNGHETVTAAAERAEKQKELEVSRQQIQQRIQDGEKNVKLLQQEVEAISGSADKAVEDSMKIFTDLIRLIQKRSSDVKQQIRSQQETEVSRVKELQEKLEQEITELKRKDGELEQLSHTEDHIQFLHNYPSLSALSESTHSSSINIPPLRCFEDVTAAVSELRDKLQGVLTNVSRADFLKYSREITLDPNTANTHLFLSEGNRKATVMEEEQAYSGHPDRFTDFRQVLSTETLTGRCYWEVEWRGGGGICVAVTYKSIERPGRSKKCSFGTNDKSWALYCDTNGYRFWNNKNNTPVSGPSSSRVGVYLDHSAGVLSFYSVAETMNLLHRVQTTFTQPLYAGLWFSNSDGTSAAFIKVR; encoded by the coding sequence ATGGCGCAGAAAGGCGTTGAGCTGGATAAAGAAACTATTTCGTGTTCCATCTGCCTGGATCGACTGAAGGATCCGGTGACTATTCCCTGTGGACACAACTACTGCAGGAACTGCATTACAACACACTGGAACAAAGAGGATCAGAAGGGAATCCACAGCtgtcctcagtgcaggaaaACGTTCATACCGAGGCCTGTCCTGGAGAAAAATACCATGCTAGATAGTTTAGTGGAGCAGCTGGAAAGGATTGGACTGCAAGCTGCTCCAGctgatcactgctatgctgaacctgaagatgtggcctgtgaCGTCTGCGCTGCGAGGAAGCTGAAAGCCACCAAGTCCTGTTTGGTCTGTTTGGTTTCTTACTGTGAGAAACACCTCCAGCCTCATTATGATGTAGCTCAGTTtaagaaacacaagctggtggAGCCCTCCAAGAACCTCCAGCAGCTCATCTGTTCTCGTCAcgatgaggtgatgaagatttTCTGTCGTACTGATCAGCAGAGTATCTGTTATCGCTGTTTTATAGATGAACATAACGGTCATGAAACagtcacagctgcagcagaaagagctgagaagcagaaggagctggaggtgagCCGACAAcaaatccagcagagaatccaggatggagagaaaaatgtgaagctgcttcaacaggaggtggaggccatcaGTGGCTCCGCTGATAAAGcagtggaggacagtatgaAGATCTTCACTGATTTGATCcgtctcatccagaaaagaagctctgatgtgaagcagcagatcagatcccagcaggaaactgaagtgagtcgagtcaaagagcttcaggagaagctggagcaggagatcactgagctgaagaggaaagacggtgagctggagcagctctcacacacagaggatcacatccagtttctacacaactacccctcactgtcagcactcagtgagtctacacactcatccagcatcaatatTCCTCCTCTCAGATGctttgaggatgtgacagcagctgtgtcagagctcAGAGATAAACTACAGGGCGTCCTGACAAACGTCTCACGAGCTGACTTCTTAAAATATTCAAGAgaaatcacactggatccaaacacagcaaacacacatctgtttttatctgaggggaacagaaaagcaacagtAATGGAAGAAGAACAGGCTTATTCTGGTCATCCAGACCGGTTCACTGACTTCCGGCAGGTCCTGAGCACAGAGACTCTGACTGGACGAtgttactgggaggtggagtggagaggaggaggagggatctGTGTAGCAGTTACCTACAAAAGCATCGAAAGACCAGGGAGGtctaaaaaatgttcatttgggACTAATGACAAGTCTTGGGCGTTATATTGTGACACAAATGGTTACAGATTTtggaacaacaaaaacaacactccAGTCTCAGGCCCGTCTTCCTCCAGAGTAGGAGTGTATCTGGATCACAGCGCAGGTGttctgtccttctacagcgtCGCTGAAACCATGAATCttctccacagagtccagaccacattcacCCAGCCACTCTATGCTGGACTTTGGTTTTCCAACTCGGATGGAACCAGTGCTGCGTTCATTAAAGTGAGATAG